Genomic segment of Calderihabitans maritimus:
AGAGCGGTGCCATGACCAGGAACTGTCCATACTTGGTTGAGTTAATGCCTGAAATGTTTGTGGAAATATCACCAAACCTTGCCCGAAAGCTGGGTATCAGGAATGGGGATGAAGTGGAAGTAATTTCCAAGAGAGGTAAGATCCGTGCCAAGGCGTGCGTAACCCCGATCATGAGGGCTGTCAAGGTAAACGGTAAGGAATGTGAAGTTGTGGGCCTGCCCTGGCATTGGGGTTACCAGGGACTGGCTCCGGGTAGCACCGCCAACGACTTAACACCTTGTGTGGGTGATCCCAATACAGCTATTCCCGAGTACAAGGCGTTCCTTTGCAACATCAAGAAAGTTTAGGGTTGCCGGCAGGCATAACAGGAGGTGTGATAGGTGCCAAAGGGGATGCTGATCGATATATCGAAATGTATCGGTTGTCGAGCTTGCCAGGTTGCATGCAAGCAATGGAACAACCTACCTGCAGAGAAGACCACATTTAATGCAGATTGGAGTAACCCTCCCAAGCGTTCTGCTACTACCTGGACCAAGGTGGATTACCACCTACTGGAAGAGGAAGACGATATTAAATGGAAATTTGTGAAAACCCAGTGCATGCACTGCTTGGAACCGGCATGTGTGTCGGCCTGTTTTGTTGAAGCGTTTAAGAAAACTGAGGAGGGAGCGGTAGTATACCAGGAAAACAAATGCGTAGGGTGTCGTTATTGTATGTTGGCATGCCCGTTCGGGGTCCCCAAGTATGAATGGGAAAAGAGATTTCCCGCGGTGAGAAAGTGCCGGTTGTGCATTGACCGCCTGGCACAGGGACTGGAACCGGCCTGTGCCACGGCGTGTCCTACCGGAGCCATTAAATTTGGTGAAAGAGATAAATTGGTAAAGGAAGCCTGGGAGCGGATTAGGTCCGGTAGAGGAAAGTATGTCGAACATGTATTTGGGGAGAAAGAGGTTGGAGGGACATCGGTACTTTATATCTCTGACGTACCGTTCGAAAAGTTGGGCTTCCCCGCCAACCTACCCCATGAACCGCTTCCCGACTATACGTGGAAGGTGCTTACCAAGATTCCCGGCGTACTAGTTGGGTGGAGCGCTTTGCTAACCGCCATGTACTTCTATACCAAGCGGCGCAATGAGCTGGATAAGCCTGAGAAAGATAGCCATAGGGGGTGAAAAGAGTTGAAACGTAGAAAATTCAGCTTTAAGATAACTCCCTTTAGGGTAGTTTTGATGTTCCTGTCAGCCCTTTTTATAGGTGTTTCTATTTACCGTTTAATTAACGGACTGGGCGTCGCCACTAACCTCAGCGACGAATGGCCTTGGGGTCTATGGATCCTTGTAGATGTCAAGCTGGGCGTTGCTTTAGCGGCCGGTGGTTTCACCACCGTGGGACTTTACCATATTTTCGGCGTGAAGAAGCTAAAACCCATTGTTAAGCCTGCGGTCCTTACCGCTTGGTTGGGATACCTAATGGTAGGTGTTGGACTACTGTTGGACCTCGGGCGGTGGTATAACTTCTGGCACCCCATTGTATACTGGGGACACCATTCAGTAATGTTTGAACTTTTCTGGTGTGTGTTACTGTATACCCTTGTCCTCACGGGTGAGTTTGGCCCCACCATTTTCAAAAGACTGGGGTGGAAAGGGATTGCTAAAGGGTTAACTGGTGTTACCATACCTTTGGTTATTTTAGGGATTGTTTTATCCACCCTGCACCAGTCATCGCTTGGTTCTTTATACATCCTCATGGCTGGCAAGTTACACCCGCTTTGGTGGAGTATGTTGTTACCTGTGTTCTATTTCCTGACTGCGGTGGCGGTGGGTCCCGCTATGGTTACGGTTGAGTCATACTTAAGCGCCCGGGCCTATAAGCGGGAATTTGAACTGGATATTATGCAAACCCTGGGTAAATTCTCGGCCTGGGTTTTGGGCATATACTTTGTACTCAGGCTGATAGACTTGGCCTATCGGGGTTACCTGGGTGCCGTGTTTTCAGGGACCTTGGAAGGCAATATGTTTCTGCTGGAGATTATGTTGGGAGTAATTTTACCCCTTTTAATCTACCTTGTACCAAACTTCCGTAAAACGGTAGGGGGAGTGGTTACCGCTGCCACATTGACAATCGTGGGTGTGATTCTTAACCGTACCAATGTGGTGTTTACAGGTATGTGGGCTTCCGCCGGGACAAGTTATGTCCCGTCCTGGATGGAAGTGGCAATTACCCTTGGCCTGATATCCACTGGAGTATTAGCCTACCAGTTCTTTGTAGAAAATTTTGAGGTGTTCGCTGAAGAGAGCCATGAGAGTGAAGGTGCATTAAAGATGGGGAGACCACAAAAGTTCGGAACCCGGGTCGCCAGTTAAAATTTGTTTTTCATAAGCGGGAATGATTTTTGTCATTCCCGCTAATCTTCCAAAAGCTAGCGTAAAGGGAGTTGATTTCATGCCAACGGAAGAAGCTCGGCAAGTTATGTCCCGTATGATAAACTTTTACGATGAACTCTTACAACTGGATTTGGAGGAAGAGGCTCTGAAAATAAGCAAGCCGGGAGAAGATGCTCTACAACAATGGCTTTCAGGGACACCGCTAATCAAGTGTCATTTGCCCACTATAAATACTTCCTTTTTTTTACAGCTAATGGATAAAGTGAAAGATTTAATAGTTTCATACCAACCAGAACGTCAAGAGGAACTGAGCAAAATCATCGACGCTTTGAGGGATGATGTTCAGATGCAGCAATCGTTGGCTGCCGGTTTATTTAACCTTGACCAGCAATCGATATATAGTATAGCCGCGCAGTGGGGAGTAGCAGTGGAACAGCTAGAATTGTTATTAAATCACACATTAAAGTTATTTCTACAACGTTATGCCCAGCGTGTCGCTCCCTTTCTTGATCTAAAATATTGGGACAGCGGTATTTGTCCTGTTTGTGGTAATGTTGCCCATCTTGCTCGTCTTGAAAAAGAAACGGGTAAAAGATTTCTGTACTGTTCCTTGTGTGATACAGAGTGGCCGTTCAAGCGGGTGGCTTGTCCCCGGTGTCTAAACGAAAATCAAAAGGATTTGCAGTATTTCACCGTTGACGGCCAGGAGAAATACCGGGTCTATACCTGCGCAAAATGTAAGGGGTATATCAAGACTGTTGATGAAAGGAAAATGGGTGGAAAAACTGTTGATATGTTCCGGGAAGATTTGCAGACGATTCATTTGGATTTATTGGCCCGGCAGGAAGGCTACAATGTTATTAGTTAAGATAAAATTTGGTTAGGATGGTGATGGCATTATGTTCACTTTTGCATTGCTACCCAGCATAGGTATGCAGGAATTAATTATTATCCTTGTTCTTGTGCTTATTATCTTTGGCCCGGGTAAGTTGCCGGAAGTAGGCAAAGCTATCGGCAGGGGAATAAGAGAGTTTCGTAAAGCATCAACAGATGCTAAAAAAGAATTGGAAGAAGCTACTGACATTGCAATAGAAAAAAGAGAATAAGAGGGGCCAAATTTCGTTTTTATAATGTGTACACAATAGTGTACACTTTTTGTTTGTATGCCGGAGTTTCAGATCGCTGGGGTAACAAGTGGAATACTTTGGAAAAATTTTTTCTCGCCGTGGAATGGCTGGCAATAAGAAATTTTAGTCGTTTAATATTTTGATCACCGGTCGCGATTTGAAAAATATGGTTGAAATAAAAGTTATTCCGGATTGGACTGTACAAAAATTAGACAAATATAGACTGTTAACCAATGTTTACATAAAGAGTGGCGTAACGGGCCGAGTGTCAACATGGGTGAACACTTTTGGCCCTTTTTGATTTAATTTTAAACACCTTCCAAAGCCTCAATATAGCGGGTTTTATAAAAAGCAAGAGTCAGAAAATTATTAATGGCAACAATTTTGAATATCGTGATGTATTAATAATCTGATCCGTTCCAACTTGAAATGAGCCTAAGGAGGTTTTCGTCATGAAACATCATAAATCAGAAAAAGTTTTGACCATATGTCCTTTCTGCGGTACGGGTTGCGGCATCTATCTGAAAACCGCAGAGGGAAAGATTATTGGGGTTGAGCCGGACGACCTTCACCCTGTAAGTGAAGGAGAACTGTGTGTTAAGGGCTACTACGGATATGAACATGTTCGGGATCCCCGCCGCTTGACTTCTCCATTAATCAAGAAAAACGGAAGTTTTATTTCCGTTTCTTGGGACGAGGCGCTGGACTACATTGCCGACCAGTTAACAAAGATCAAGCGGGAGTCTGGACCGGACGCCTTTGCCCTAGTTACTTCAGCCCGAGCAACTAATGAAGATAACTATGTGGCCCAAAAGTTTGCTAGGGGGGTAATGGGTACCAATAATGTGGACCACTGCGCCCGTCTCTGACACGCGCCCACCGTCGCCGGTCTGGCGATGACATTGGGAAGCGGGGCCATGACAAATTCCATTCCTGAATTTAGTGCTCATTCGGATGTTATCTTTATTATTGGTTCAAATACTGCCGAGTGCCATCCCTTGATAGCCCGGCATGTTTTGAAGGCCAAGGAACGCGGTGCCAGGTTGATCGTGGCAGATCCGAGAATGACGGAGATGGCTAACAAAGCCGATATTTGGTTGAGGGTACCTGCCGGATACAACATCCCGCTTATAAACGGAATAATTCATGTAATTATCAAGGAAGGACTTGCCAAGACCGATTTTATCCAGGAACATGCTGTGGGTTTTGATGATCTGGCTCGAGCGGTGGAGAAGTATACCCCGGACTACGTTGAGGAGCTTACGGGGATTCCACAAAAAGATTTGGTCGAGGCGGCCCGCATTTACGGCCAGGCGCGGGCGGCGGCTATTCTGTACTGCATGGGTATTACCCAGTTTAGTCACGGTACAGGAAACGTGGTGAGCCTATCCAACCTGGCGGTGATTACCGGTAACCTGGGTCGCCCCGGGGCTGGGGTATGTCCGCTTAGAGGCCAGAATAACGTGCAAGGGGCTTGTGACATGGGTTGCCTACCTAATGTTCTACCGGGCTATCTGGATGTAACCAAAGAAGATCTCCGCGCTCGTTTTGAGAAAGTATGGGGGGGCAAGCTGCCGTCAAGCCCTGGATTCAAGCTGACAGAGGTTCCGGACGCTATTTTGCAACACCGGGTTAGAGCTCTGTATGTCTTTGGAGAAAACCCCGTTATGAGCGATCCTGATGCCGATCACCTGCGCCATGCGCTGGAGCACTTAGATCTGCTGGTTGTCCAGGATATCTTCCTTACTGAGACTGCGCGCCTGGCTGACGTGGTGTTGCCTGCCGCTTGCTGGGCAGAAAAAGACGGTACGTTTACCAACACCGAGCGCAGGGTACAGCGGGTACGCAAGGCCGTTGACCCGCCGGGTGAGGCGCAGCCTGACTGGTGGATTTTTAGCAGGTTGGCCCAGAAAATGGGTTATACCGGGATGAATTACCGCCATCCCCAGGAAATCTGGGATGAACTGCGGAAGCTGGTTCCGGAAAAATTTGGTGGTATCAGTTACGCTCGACTGGAAAAGGAACGGGGCATTATGTGGCCCTGCCCGTCGGAGGATCACCCGGGGACGCCAATACTGTATCTGGGAGGTAGGTTCCTGACGCCGTCCGGAAAGGCTAACCTTCATCCGGTGCTGTTTAATCCCGGCGAGTGTGATTTAAATCAGCACCATGAAGCGAAAGGGAAGGCAAAGGTATTTATGGGCCGTATTGATGAGCTGCCGGACCAGGAATATCCCTTTACTCTTACCACCGGTAGGCGGGCATATCATTACCATACTGGTACTATGACCCGCAAGTCCTGGGCTATTACCCAGTTTGCGACGGAGGAGATGATAGAAGTTAACCCGCGAGATGCTGAGAAGTTGGGCGTAAACGATGGTGAGTATATTAAAGTATCCACCCGACGTGGTTCTGTGGTGGCGCGGGCTTGGGTAACCGAACGGGTTCCGGAAAATACCGTCTTTATGACATTCCATTACTGGGAGGCTTGTGGTAACGAACTAACTAATACAGCTACCGATGATATTGCCGGTACGCCCGAATTTAAAGTTGCAGCTGCCAAAGTGGAAAAAGTATCGTCGGCGGAAGCTCGGGCCATCCGTCGGGAGAAAGAAGGCAAGTACCTGGTCAGTTTGGAAAAGGCTATTCCCGGACCGGCATTGGGGAAGGGAGGAAAAGAAGATGCCTAATCGTTTCGTAATTGCTGACCCTAACCGTTGCCTGGGCTGTTACACTTGTATGGCTGGCTGTGCCTTTATTCATAAGGAATACGGGTTGCAGCCTTTCCCCCGACTTTTTGTTACCCATACGCCTGAAGGAACAATGCCTATCCAGTGCCGGCACTGCGAGGATGCTCCCTGTGCCAAAGTTTGTCCCGTTAAAGCCATTGAGCTCAAGGACCAGATGGTAAAGTTAAACGAAGTTCTGTGTATTGGTTGTAAGATGTGTGCTCTGGCTTGCCCCTTTGGTTGCATTGAGATTCGGGGCACCCGAGCTCCCGCGGTTGAAGAAGTCGGTCTGGTAAACTCAAGTTTGATTCCTTTGCTGGTCGGGGATATTGGACAGAAAACTATCGCTGTTAAATGCGACCTTTGTTCTTTTACGGAGGGTGGTCCTACTTGCGTCCAAGTCTGCCCGAGCAAAGCGCTGAAAGAAGTTAAGGGTGAGGAGATAGAGCGGCTCAGTAAGCTCAAAAGGGATGCTAACATCGGTAGCACGGTTTCCATTCTTAGAAGTAGGAGGTAATTCGCTATGGCTGCTGGACAGTTTTTTGTAATCTCCATACTTCTCTATGCGGCTGGTGCCGGTGCCTCGCTGCTATTAGGTAAAGTGGATAGGTATGCTAACTATGTTGCTTCAGTCGCTGCTCTTTTTGCTGCTCTTACCGGGATGGCGTGGGCCGTCCCGGTGGTGGCTGGAGGAGATGGTTTTACGCTGGATTTGACCGGATTCATTCCAATTGCGAAATTGATTATTCGCGTAGATCAGTTGTCTGCCTTCATGACGCTGGCCATTTCGCTGCTGACTGCAGCTACATCCGTTTATTCGTTGTCTTACCTGGAAGAGTACAGCGGAAAGGGTAAGGGCCTTTTGGGATTTTTTATGAATGTTTTTGTTGGTTCCATGATTTTGGTGGTTACTACAGGAGATGCCTTTTATTTTCTGTTTTTCTGGGAATTAATGACTCTAGCTTCATACTTTTTGGTAAGTTTTGAACAGGAGAAAAAGGAATCAATCAATGCCGGTTTGGTTTACTTGATTATAGCCCATGTAGGTACGGCCTTGATTATGTTATCATTTCTTATTATTGCTAGCAAAACCGGCAGTTATGACTTTGCAACCTTTAAAGAGGCACCCCTTTCCGATGGATTAAAAACGCTGGCCTTCATCATGGCGTTTTTGGGTTTTGGGGCCAAAGCAGGTATTATCCCCTTACATATCTGGTTGCCTCAGGCCCACCCTGCAGCTCCATCTAACATTTCCGCTCTGATGTCGGGGGTAATGATTAAAACTGCAATTTACGGAATCATTCGCGTGGCGGTTGATTTCCTGGGAGCCTCGGATTGGTGGTGGGGCTTAGTAGTTCTGATAGCGGGTGCTGTCTCGGCCGTTTTGGGAGTGATGTATGCTTTAGTACAGCATGATTTAAAGAGATTGCTGGCCTTTCACAGTGTGGAAAACATTGGCATTATTTTGATGGGAGTAGGGGCCGGTATGCTGGGAGCTGCGCTAGATCAACCAGTACTGGCTGTCTTGGGACTCATGGCCGGGCTATACCATCTGATTAACCATGCCACTTTCAAAGGGTTGCTTTTTCTAGGAGCTGGCTCGGTTCTTTATCGTACGCACGCCAATAATATGGAGCAATTGGGCGGATTGGGCAAACGGATGCCTATTACCGCGCTGGCCTTTCTCGTTGGTGCGGCGGCTATTTCGGCTTTACCACCGTTCAATGGTTTTGTCAGTGAATGGTATACTTATCATTCGCTATTCCTGGCTGCTAAGTTGGGCAACTGGTGGGTGACCTTAGCTGCTTCCGTTGTTATCGTGATGCTGGCCTTTACAGGCGCCTTGGCTGTCATGTGCTTTGTTAAAGCTTATGGAGTGACCTTTGCCGGTTCGGCCCGTAGTCATTACGCCGAGACCGCTAGAGAGGTTCCGTCAACCATGATTGCAGGAATGTTTATCCTGGTGTTTGCCATCATTGCTCTTGGGATAGGTGCACCCTGGCTGGCTCCTTATTTTAGTTCCATAGCTGCGTCTGTGTTGAACCAACCTGCGGTTCCGGCATCTTCCGGATTGATTATGTATCCAGCTATATCAAGCCAGGGCACTCTTTCTACACCGCTCATTGCTGTGTTGTTGGTGGGTTTGGTTACTTTACCCCTGTTACTGGTATTGCTTTGGGGCGGGTTCGGTGCAGGCAAGCGAATGGATGAAGCGCCATGGGCATGTGGATTTACATACTCGTCTCGCATGGGTTACACCGCTTCTTCTTTTGCCCAACCCCTCAGGGTGATTTTCCGGGCTATCTATGCCCCTAATACCCGCGTTAAAGGGCCGCGTTTTACTTCCCGGTCTTACTTTGAAGGGCGTGTTCACTATGAGTCCCACGCTGTTTCGTTGTGGGAGAATTACCTGTATAAACCGCTGGTGGCTGCCGTCATGAGAACGGGAACGCGTATCCAAAAGCTTCAGGCCGGCAGTATACACCTGTATTTGCTCTATATCATTATTATTTTAGTAGGCTTTTTGCTTATGGCTACGAGATAACAGGAGGTTGTTGAATATGGAATACGGCAAATTATTCCTGGTAGGAATACTGCAGGCCGCCTTGATTATGCTGACCGCCCCGCTGCTGGACGGCATATCCCGACGGGTCCGGGCCAGAATGCACAGCCGTCGAGGCTGCAGTATTTTTCAGACCTATTACGATCTTTTTAAGTTACTGAAGCGGGAGCAAACCGTTCCTCCCCAGGCCAGTTGGTTGTTCACTACCACTCCTTATATCCTGGTGGCAATCCTTCTGTTGCTGGCTATGATAATTCCGTCAATTACTTTAATTTCCCCTCTGGGTTTGGTAGGGGACTTGTTTGCGGTTTTGTATTTAATGGCTTTAATTCGATTTTTCTTTTCTCTTTCAGGGCTGGATTCAGGGAGTACCTTTGCCGCAGCCGGTAGTAGTCGGGAAATGATGTTGGCCGTACTTATGGAGCCGGCTATGATAATGGTAATGTTGACCCTTGCTCTGTTGACAGGGTCAAGCAACCTGGGAATAATTAGTACCCAGGTAGCTTCCGGGCAAATTTCTCTGTTGAATCCTGCTTTTGGAATTGGCTTAATCGCTTTTTTCCTCGCCACTGCAGTTGAAACCGGAAAGCTACCTTTTGATTTGGCTGAAGCGGAACAGGAATTGCAGGAAGGTCCTCTTACCGAGTATTCAGGGCGGGGCTTGGCCTTAATGAAACTGGCCTTGTTAATGAAACAAGTAATTGTAATTGCTCTGTTTGTTGCTTTATTCCTTCCTTTTGGCGGTGCAGCTAACTTAAGTTTAGGTTCGTTGATTTGGGGGACCGTCATCTTCCTGGGTAAGCTGCTGGTATTTTACGTCCTGCTCGCTTTTGTAGAAAATGCCGTGGCGCGGTATCGCATTGCCGACGTCACCACTATTACATCGTTGTCCTTTGGGATTTCTCTGATTTCCTTTGTGTTTTATCTTGTGGCGAGTTAATGTTACGGAGGGTTGAAGATGACTACTTTGCCAATTGTGAATAGCCTGTCGGTACTGCTCATCCTAACTTCCCTTTCCGTAGTAGAAAGCCGCCGGCTCAAAGTTTCAGCTTACTTTTATAGTGCCCAGTCCTTGGTTCTAATTAGTATTTTTCTCACCCTGGCAATATTGAGTGAAGCAGAACAACTTTATCTTTGGTCTGTTACCGCTTTAGTCACCAAGGCATTTTTGGTACCTTTCATTCTACTCCGGGTCATCAGGACTACTGGAGTAATCGAAGAGGAGCCCCCTCTGATCAG
This window contains:
- a CDS encoding 4Fe-4S dicluster domain-containing protein, which gives rise to MPKGMLIDISKCIGCRACQVACKQWNNLPAEKTTFNADWSNPPKRSATTWTKVDYHLLEEEDDIKWKFVKTQCMHCLEPACVSACFVEAFKKTEEGAVVYQENKCVGCRYCMLACPFGVPKYEWEKRFPAVRKCRLCIDRLAQGLEPACATACPTGAIKFGERDKLVKEAWERIRSGRGKYVEHVFGEKEVGGTSVLYISDVPFEKLGFPANLPHEPLPDYTWKVLTKIPGVLVGWSALLTAMYFYTKRRNELDKPEKDSHRG
- the nrfD gene encoding NrfD/PsrC family molybdoenzyme membrane anchor subunit, producing MKRRKFSFKITPFRVVLMFLSALFIGVSIYRLINGLGVATNLSDEWPWGLWILVDVKLGVALAAGGFTTVGLYHIFGVKKLKPIVKPAVLTAWLGYLMVGVGLLLDLGRWYNFWHPIVYWGHHSVMFELFWCVLLYTLVLTGEFGPTIFKRLGWKGIAKGLTGVTIPLVILGIVLSTLHQSSLGSLYILMAGKLHPLWWSMLLPVFYFLTAVAVGPAMVTVESYLSARAYKREFELDIMQTLGKFSAWVLGIYFVLRLIDLAYRGYLGAVFSGTLEGNMFLLEIMLGVILPLLIYLVPNFRKTVGGVVTAATLTIVGVILNRTNVVFTGMWASAGTSYVPSWMEVAITLGLISTGVLAYQFFVENFEVFAEESHESEGALKMGRPQKFGTRVAS
- a CDS encoding formate dehydrogenase accessory protein FdhE yields the protein MPTEEARQVMSRMINFYDELLQLDLEEEALKISKPGEDALQQWLSGTPLIKCHLPTINTSFFLQLMDKVKDLIVSYQPERQEELSKIIDALRDDVQMQQSLAAGLFNLDQQSIYSIAAQWGVAVEQLELLLNHTLKLFLQRYAQRVAPFLDLKYWDSGICPVCGNVAHLARLEKETGKRFLYCSLCDTEWPFKRVACPRCLNENQKDLQYFTVDGQEKYRVYTCAKCKGYIKTVDERKMGGKTVDMFREDLQTIHLDLLARQEGYNVIS
- a CDS encoding Sec-independent protein translocase subunit TatA/TatB, giving the protein MFTFALLPSIGMQELIIILVLVLIIFGPGKLPEVGKAIGRGIREFRKASTDAKKELEEATDIAIEKRE
- the fdhF gene encoding formate dehydrogenase subunit alpha, whose translation is MKHHKSEKVLTICPFCGTGCGIYLKTAEGKIIGVEPDDLHPVSEGELCVKGYYGYEHVRDPRRLTSPLIKKNGSFISVSWDEALDYIADQLTKIKRESGPDAFALVTSARATNEDNYVAQKFARGVMGTNNVDHCARLUHAPTVAGLAMTLGSGAMTNSIPEFSAHSDVIFIIGSNTAECHPLIARHVLKAKERGARLIVADPRMTEMANKADIWLRVPAGYNIPLINGIIHVIIKEGLAKTDFIQEHAVGFDDLARAVEKYTPDYVEELTGIPQKDLVEAARIYGQARAAAILYCMGITQFSHGTGNVVSLSNLAVITGNLGRPGAGVCPLRGQNNVQGACDMGCLPNVLPGYLDVTKEDLRARFEKVWGGKLPSSPGFKLTEVPDAILQHRVRALYVFGENPVMSDPDADHLRHALEHLDLLVVQDIFLTETARLADVVLPAACWAEKDGTFTNTERRVQRVRKAVDPPGEAQPDWWIFSRLAQKMGYTGMNYRHPQEIWDELRKLVPEKFGGISYARLEKERGIMWPCPSEDHPGTPILYLGGRFLTPSGKANLHPVLFNPGECDLNQHHEAKGKAKVFMGRIDELPDQEYPFTLTTGRRAYHYHTGTMTRKSWAITQFATEEMIEVNPRDAEKLGVNDGEYIKVSTRRGSVVARAWVTERVPENTVFMTFHYWEACGNELTNTATDDIAGTPEFKVAAAKVEKVSSAEARAIRREKEGKYLVSLEKAIPGPALGKGGKEDA
- a CDS encoding 4Fe-4S dicluster domain-containing protein; amino-acid sequence: MPNRFVIADPNRCLGCYTCMAGCAFIHKEYGLQPFPRLFVTHTPEGTMPIQCRHCEDAPCAKVCPVKAIELKDQMVKLNEVLCIGCKMCALACPFGCIEIRGTRAPAVEEVGLVNSSLIPLLVGDIGQKTIAVKCDLCSFTEGGPTCVQVCPSKALKEVKGEEIERLSKLKRDANIGSTVSILRSRR
- the hyfB gene encoding hydrogenase 4 subunit B: MAAGQFFVISILLYAAGAGASLLLGKVDRYANYVASVAALFAALTGMAWAVPVVAGGDGFTLDLTGFIPIAKLIIRVDQLSAFMTLAISLLTAATSVYSLSYLEEYSGKGKGLLGFFMNVFVGSMILVVTTGDAFYFLFFWELMTLASYFLVSFEQEKKESINAGLVYLIIAHVGTALIMLSFLIIASKTGSYDFATFKEAPLSDGLKTLAFIMAFLGFGAKAGIIPLHIWLPQAHPAAPSNISALMSGVMIKTAIYGIIRVAVDFLGASDWWWGLVVLIAGAVSAVLGVMYALVQHDLKRLLAFHSVENIGIILMGVGAGMLGAALDQPVLAVLGLMAGLYHLINHATFKGLLFLGAGSVLYRTHANNMEQLGGLGKRMPITALAFLVGAAAISALPPFNGFVSEWYTYHSLFLAAKLGNWWVTLAASVVIVMLAFTGALAVMCFVKAYGVTFAGSARSHYAETAREVPSTMIAGMFILVFAIIALGIGAPWLAPYFSSIAASVLNQPAVPASSGLIMYPAISSQGTLSTPLIAVLLVGLVTLPLLLVLLWGGFGAGKRMDEAPWACGFTYSSRMGYTASSFAQPLRVIFRAIYAPNTRVKGPRFTSRSYFEGRVHYESHAVSLWENYLYKPLVAAVMRTGTRIQKLQAGSIHLYLLYIIIILVGFLLMATR
- a CDS encoding respiratory chain complex I subunit 1 family protein; translated protein: MEYGKLFLVGILQAALIMLTAPLLDGISRRVRARMHSRRGCSIFQTYYDLFKLLKREQTVPPQASWLFTTTPYILVAILLLLAMIIPSITLISPLGLVGDLFAVLYLMALIRFFFSLSGLDSGSTFAAAGSSREMMLAVLMEPAMIMVMLTLALLTGSSNLGIISTQVASGQISLLNPAFGIGLIAFFLATAVETGKLPFDLAEAEQELQEGPLTEYSGRGLALMKLALLMKQVIVIALFVALFLPFGGAANLSLGSLIWGTVIFLGKLLVFYVLLAFVENAVARYRIADVTTITSLSFGISLISFVFYLVAS